The Dysidea avara chromosome 13, odDysAvar1.4, whole genome shotgun sequence genome includes a region encoding these proteins:
- the LOC136242242 gene encoding uncharacterized protein, which translates to MQALSQEASPMICDQVHPQDSVKPPEVLETINNTSNVARSSGLVLLQTARAMASACKEGEIAFKGKTCDLVQIQLQKIGSSDCLVLEALSFPTICSSLPNVVYLDKYPQLCDLQLADPPGKSTEVIDLLVGSDHYWNIVEEETIRTDNGPTAVRSKLGWLLSGPLTSPHSHVSTFSHLAVCQGFNELEPSTNELSGLNDILKSFWELESLGIYDAQYCKEPVSFLDGVTFVQGLYERRLIKQPEILKEYQSTIDEQLRYNIIKPVGNSNESSDTFIHYMPHHPVVKQGRSTTKVHVVYDGSATSHECDIEKAFLMISIRESDRDMLRFLWLEDPLQESSKLLHFRFTRLVFGLRLSPAILGSVISHHLEKYRSEHPQVIDKIEQTLYVDDLVSGGATVQEAFEVYKSSKWILHHGDFNLRKWNTNSKTLNDMIEQVEASSVEGTGTDPCDETVKVDDNRTDMSKLLGVAWDKMQDKFTFDFTEQLNVMKCLPHTKRSILRVTASLFDSLGILSPLTITLKMLFQVLCTSKADWDEPLHRDTQVRWEQLMKDLILLSELKIPRCCFLISSHPVSTSLLGFSDASEHTYAAVLYLSSTYLDGQVEVNLLCSKTRVAPTKKQTIPHLELLGALILARLVHSVVACLPRLNSVHLWVDSMVVLHWIHNRRAWKQYVQNRVEEIKGLTNGEDWNFSPGELNPADLPSRGVSAKELVHSSIWWHGPNIIAEKTVSQPMLPDVDVSCEVEAELTKSQCISTHALFIMNKEHKAMRLDNLIDYTRYSTLDTLLRVTACVLLFVARLKQCRSLRSDDEPLIDAGDIKRAEATWIISVQQSCFNQEIQYLLNHKGACPILVHQFDLFIDDRQLMRCQGRISNSPELSFGSKKPALLPTRHPFVTLLIRQLHERCKHGGVNETLTLLRERYWILRGRQAGYS; encoded by the exons ATGCAGGCACTGTCACAAGAAGCATCACCAATGATATGTGACCAGGTACACCCACAGGATTCTGTTAAGCCACCTGAAGTTTTAGAGACTATCAACAACACATCTAATGTGGCACGAAGTAGTGGATTGGTGTTGTTGCAAACAGCAAGAGCCATGGCTTCCG CCTGTAAAGAAGGAGAGATTGCATTTAAGGGCAAGACTTGTGATCTGGTTCAGATACAGTTACAGAAGATTGGCAGTTCTGATTGTTTAGTGCTGGAGGCACTTAGTTTCCCGACCATTTGCTCCTCCCTGCCGAATGTGGTATACTTAGATAAATACCCTCAGTTATGTGATCTACAATTGGCTGACCCTCCTGGCAAGAGCACTGAAGTCATTGATCTCCTTGTTGGCTCCGATCATTACTGGAACATTGTAGAGGAAGAAACTATCCGCACAGACAATGGCCCTACTGCAGTTAGGAGTAAACTAGGTTGGCTTCTTTCTGGTCCTCTTACTTCACCGCACTCTCATGTCTCGACGTTCTCTCACTTGGCCGTATGCCAGGGATTCAATGAGTTGGAACCTTCCACCAATGAACTCAGTGGCCTTAATGACATTCTTAAGTCCTTCTGGGAGTTGGAATCCTTAGGAATCTATGATGCCCAATATTGCAAGGAGCCCGTGTCATTTCTTGATGGAGTCACATTTGTGCAGGGTCTTTACGAG AGACGTCTAATTAAACAGCCTGAGATTTTGAAGGAATATCAAAGCACAATAGATGAACAGTTGCGCTACAATATTATCAAACCTGTGGGCAACAGTAATGAGTCTTCTGATACGTTCATCCATTATATGCCACATCATCCGGTGGTCAAGCAAGGCCGCAGCACGACTAAGGTGCATGTTGTATATGATGGTTCGGCTACCTCACATGAAT GTGATATTGAGAAGGCCTTTCTGATGATAAGCATCCGTGAATCAGATAGAGACATGCTTAGATTTCTTTGGCTTGAAGACCCTCTTCAAGAGAGCAGTAAACTTCTACACTTTCGATTTACTAGACTAGTGTTCGGATTGAGGCTGTCGCCGGCCATTCTGGGCTCTGTGATTTCCCATCACTTGGAGAAGTATCGATCTGAGCACCCACAAGTAATTGACAAGATAGAACAGACACTTTATGTTGATGATTTGGTATCTGGCGGTGCTACCGTACAAGAAGCTTTTGAAGTTTACAAGTCCTCCAAATGGATCTTGCATCATGGAGACTTTAACTTGAGAAAATGGAATACAAATTCCAAGACTTTAAATGACATGATTGAGCAAGTTGAGGCATCCTCTGTGGAAGGTACTGGCACTGACCCTTGTGATGAAACTGTTAAGGTTGATGATAATAGAACAGATATGTCTAAGTTGCTGGGAGTTGCTTGGGATAAGATGCAAGATAAGTTCACGTTTGATTTTACAGAACAACTTAATGTAATGAAATGCTTACCGCATACCAAACGATCAATCTTGAGGGTGACAGCAAGTCTTTTTGATTCTCTGGGAATATTGAGTCCCCTTACTATCACTCTTAAGATGTTGTTTCAAGTTTTGTGTACCAGTAAGGCCGATTGGGATGAACCCTTGCATAGAGATACGCAAGTTCGATGGGAGCAGTTGATGAAGGATCTGATCCTGCTTTCTGAATTGAAGATTCCCCGATGTTGTTTTCTCATATCTTCTCATCCTGTTTCCACATCACTACTTGGGTTCAGTGATGCATCTGAGCATACCTATGCGGCAGTGTTGTATCTTAGTTCCACTTACCTTGATGGTCAAGTTGAAGTTAATCTGCTGTGTTCGAAGACCAGGGTAGCACCAACTAAGAAGCAAACTATTCCCCATTTAGAACTACTGGGGGCACTGATTTTGGCCAGGCTTGTACacagtgttgtagcttgcctaCCTCGATTGAACAGTGTTCACTTGTGGGTGGACTCCATGGTAGTGCTGCATTGGATACACAACAGAAGAGCTTGGAAACAGTACGTTCAGAATAGGGTTGAGGAGATCAAAGGACTGACGAATGGTGAAGATTGGAATTTCTCCCCAGGGGAATTGAACCCTGCTGACTTGCCCTCTAGAGGAGTGTCTGCTAAGGAACTTGTACATAGTTCAATTTGGTGGCATGGACCTAACATTATTGCTGAGAAGACTGTTAGTCAACCCATGCTACCAGATGTGGATGTTTCATGTGAGGTGGAGGCAGAATTGACCAAGTCACAGTGTATATCTACCCATGCCTTGTTCATCATGAACAAAGAGCATAAGGCGATGCGCTTAGACAACTTGATTGACTACACTCGTTATAGTACTCTAGATACCTTGCTTCGTGTTACTGCATGTGTGCTGTTGTTTGTTGCAAGACTGAAGCAATGCAGAAGTCTCAGAAGTGATGATGAGCCACTGATTGATGCTGGAGACATCAAGAGAGCTGAGGCCACATGGATCATATCTGTGCAACAGAGTTGCTTTAATCAGGAAATACAGTACTTGTTGAATCATAAGGGTGCCTGTCCTATCTTGGTTCATCAGTTCGACCTTTTTATTGATGACAGACAGTTGATGCGATGCCAAGGGAGAATAAGCAATTCACCAGAGTTGTCATTTGGGAGCAAGAAACCGGCACTCTTGCCAACGAGACATCCTTTTGTTACCCTGTTGATACGGCAATTGCATGAACGCTGCAAGCACGGTGGAGTGAATGAAACGCTCACCTTGTTAAGAGAGAGATACTGGATCTTGCGAGGTCGTCAGGCAGGCTATAGTTAG
- the LOC136242243 gene encoding uncharacterized protein: MFILNLVISNPAIYLHEVQASVEEFLLIDIHISTIATFLSSSGFSRQKLRQIALQRDEFERAQYVSDVSVYSMEMFVFIDETGADRRNMLRKQGYSVRGKPPQNHSLLVRGERVSAIACMSAMGILDVKVVKGTSNGDTFYDFLHSHLLPHLLPFDGRNPNSVVVLDNCSIHRISEVQQVLEEVGVLVHYLPPYSPDYNPIEAFSKVKQTLRSESDEALDVETQLYSSFTSISSKDCTQWIKHCTICD, translated from the coding sequence ATGTTTATCTTAAACTTGGTCATCAGCAACCCAGCAATCTATCTACATGAAGTTCAAGCATCTGTAGAAGAGTTCCTTTTAATTGATATTCATATATCAACCATTGCCACCTTTCTGTCATCAAGTGGATTCTCCAGACAGAAGCTACGTCAGATTGCATTACAAAGGGATGAGTTTGAGAGGGCACAGTATGTATCAGATGTATCAGTATATTCAATGGAAATGTTTGTTTTTATTGATGAAACTGGTGCTGATCGTAGAAACATGTTGCGTAAGCAAGGGTATAGTGTAAGGGGAAAGCCACCTCAAAACCATTCACTTTTAGTAAGAGGAGAGAGAGTATCTGCTATTGCCTGTATGTCAGCTATGGGTATCCTAGATGTAAAAGTTGTAAAGGGAACCAGTAATGGTGACACATTTTACGACTTCTTACATAGCCATTTGTTGCCTCATCTTTTACCATTTGATGGTAGGAACCCTAACTCAGTGGTAGTTCTGGACAATTGTTCAATTCACCGCATCAGTGAGGTGCAGCAAGTGCTAGAGGAGGTTGGTGTGCTGGTACACTACCTCCCACCATACTCACCAGACTATAATCCAATAGAAGCTTTTTCAAAAGTAAAGCAAACTTTAAGGAGTGAAAGTGATGAAGCCCTTGATGTAGAGACACAACTATATTCAAGTTTTACATCTATATCTTCAAAGGACTGCACACAGTGGATTAAGCATTGCACTATTTGTGACTGA